A genomic segment from Pleurodeles waltl isolate 20211129_DDA chromosome 9, aPleWal1.hap1.20221129, whole genome shotgun sequence encodes:
- the CFDP1 gene encoding craniofacial development protein 1 produces the protein MLVHAQVPARSFFHRCCLSVEARVRTAGADMSDFDSDEYVSSEDEDYVPSGEEYSEDDVNELVDEDDVDGVETAPQTEVNKKRRAKGLQPRKRKKGGLALELQDTGGTPGPPDAEAPDFSQEKVAKKEEDQKKKADDLWATFLTDVGQKPKATVPASTSKEHLQAATKTDQKPQETQNSEKPKDAAKVTITKVFDFAGEEVRVTKEVAASSREAKSYLKQQDVDAQQGSPPPVASPAGSGLKRPGGVNSVLGSLIGKKQKMSTLEKSKLDWETFKEQEGIGEELAIHNRGKDGYIERKSFLERVDHRQFELERDIRLKNMKK, from the coding sequence ATGCTGGTTCACGCGCAGGTACCAGCCCGATCATTCTTCCATCGCTGTTGCTTGTCCGTCGAGGCTCGGGTGCGCACCGCTGGCGCAGACATGTCTGATTTCGACTCCGACGAGTACGTCTCCTCTGAGGACGAGGATTATGTGCCCTCGGGGGAAGAGTACAGCGAGGATGATGTCAACGAGTTGGTGGACGAGGACGATGTAGACGGCGTTGAAACTGCGCCCCAGACTGAAGTGAACAAAAAGAGAAGGGCGAAGGGTCTGCAGCCAAGGAAGCGGAAGAAAGGAGGGCTCGCTTTGGAGCTGCAGGACACCGGGGGTACGCCTGGACCCCCTGACGCCGAGGCGCCGGACTTCTCGCAGGAGAAAGTGGCAAAGAAGGAAGAGGATCAAAAAAAGAAGGCTGACGATTTGTGGGCCACCTTCCTGACCGACGTGGGGCAGAAGCCCAAAGCCACTGTGCCAGCCAGCACGTCGAAGGAGCATCTGCAGGCCGCCACCAAGACTGACCAAAaaccacaggagacacaaaactcagaAAAGCCTAAAGATGCTGCCAAGGTTACCATCACCAAGGTGTTTGATTTTGCTGGTGAAGAAGTGAGAGTAACAAAGGAAGTTGCAGCTTCTTCAAGAGAAGCTAAATCGTACCTGAAGCAGCAGGACGTGGATGCGCAGCAGGGAAGCCCTCCCCCCGTCGCTTCCCCAGCAGGCTCTGGGTTAAAGAGGCCTGGCGGGGTTAACAGTGTCCTGGGGAGTCTTATAGGCAAAAAGCAAAAGATGAGCACGTTGGAGAAATCCAAACTGGACTGGGAGACCTTCAAAGAGCAAGAAGGGATTGGGGAAGAGCTGGCCATTCACAACCGGGGTAAAGATGGGTACATCGAAAGAAAATCCTTCTTGGAACGAGTGGACCACCGGCAGTTCGAGTTGGAGCGCGATATCAGACTTAAAAACATGAAAAAGTGA